A section of the Elusimicrobiota bacterium genome encodes:
- a CDS encoding NYN domain-containing protein: MKIIQNNYAFIDSQNLNLAIRGLGWFLDFRRFRVYLNDKYGVKKAFLFIGYVSTNQSLYTSLQEAGYILVFKPTLYLPKGKVKGNVDAELVLHTMIEYPNYEKAIIVTGDGDFFCLVEYLKKQDRLLKLMIPDQNQYSSLLRKFMDDIVFVSSLKGKLEFNK, translated from the coding sequence ATGAAAATCATTCAGAATAATTATGCGTTTATTGATAGTCAAAACTTGAATTTAGCTATTCGTGGGCTTGGATGGTTTCTTGATTTTCGGCGTTTTAGAGTGTATTTGAATGACAAATACGGCGTAAAAAAGGCGTTTCTTTTTATTGGTTATGTGAGCACAAATCAAAGTCTATATACTTCGTTACAGGAAGCTGGCTATATATTAGTTTTTAAACCTACCCTCTATCTGCCAAAAGGAAAAGTCAAGGGCAATGTAGATGCAGAATTAGTTTTACACACTATGATAGAATATCCAAATTATGAGAAAGCTATTATTGTTACGGGTGATGGTGATTTCTTCTGTTTAGTAGAATACCTCAAAAAACAAGATAGGCTGTTAAAATTGATGATTCCTGACCAGAATCAATATTCGTCACTGCTAAGGAAGTTTATGGATGATATTGTTTTTGTGAGCAGTTTGAAAGGCAAGCTGGAGTTTAACAAATAA